In Pedobacter sp. SL55, the following proteins share a genomic window:
- the ykgO gene encoding type B 50S ribosomal protein L36, with protein sequence MKVRSSIKKRSADCKIIRRKGKLYVINKKNPKFKQRQG encoded by the coding sequence ATGAAAGTTAGATCATCAATTAAAAAGCGTAGCGCTGATTGTAAGATTATTCGCCGTAAAGGAAAACTTTACGTAATCAACAAGAAGAATCCTAAATTCAAGCAACGTCAGGGATAA
- the rpsM gene encoding 30S ribosomal protein S13 has protein sequence MARISGIDLPRNKRGEIGLTYIYGIGRTTAQRILNTAGIDLNKKVQDWSDDELSAIRTMINDEIKVEGALRSEVQLNIKRLMDIGCYRGLRHRKGLPVRGQRTKNNSRTRKGKRKTVANKKKASK, from the coding sequence ATGGCAAGGATTTCAGGTATTGATTTACCAAGAAACAAAAGAGGAGAGATTGGTTTAACTTATATCTATGGTATTGGTAGAACTACTGCACAACGTATTTTAAATACAGCAGGTATCGATCTTAACAAAAAAGTACAAGATTGGTCTGATGATGAGTTGTCAGCAATCCGTACTATGATTAATGATGAAATTAAAGTAGAAGGTGCTTTACGTTCCGAAGTTCAGTTGAACATCAAACGTTTAATGGACATCGGTTGCTACAGAGGTCTTCGTCACAGAAAAGGTTTACCAGTTCGTGGTCAACGTACTAAAAATAACTCTCGTACTCGTAAAGGAAAGAGAAAAACA